CCGCATCATGGATCAGCCGTCCGGCGGCGTAGGACATGGGTCGTTTCCTCCGTGGCTCTCTGGCCGTATTTTGGAGGCAACATTCCACAGGCCGGGACGTTGAGCAATCAAGGAGCCTCGCGATGAGCACCAACGACACCCATGCCTCGACCGACGGCAAGGCGGTCCTGTACCGGATGGTGACGCCGCAGCATATCTGTCCGTTCGGGCTGAAATCGAGAGCCTTGCTGGAACAGCGCGGCTTCGAGGTGGAGGATCATCACCTCGCCTCGCGGGCCGAGACCGATGCGTTCAAGGAGAAGTATGGCGTGAAGACGACGCCGCAGACTTTCATCGGCGGCGAACGCGTGGGCGGGCATGATGACCTGCGCCGGCATTTCGGGCTGAAGGTGGCCGAGCCGGACTCGAAATCCTACACGCCGGTAATCGCCCTGTTCGCGATGTCGGCGCTGATGGCGCTGGCGATGAGCTGGGCGGTGTTTGGCACGGTGCTGACGATCCGCGCGGGCGAATGGTTCATCGCGGTCGCCATGTGCCTGCTGGCGATGCTGAAGCTGCAGGATATCGAGCGCTTCACGAACATGTTCCTCGGCTATGACCTGCTGGCGCGCCGGCAGGTGCGCTATGCCTATGTCTATCCGTTTGCGGAAGCGGGCGCGGGTGTGCTGATGATCGCCGGCGGCGTGGCCGGGCTCGTGGCAGCGCCGGTTGCGCTGTTGATCGGCACGGTGGGTGCAGTTTCGGTCTACCGCGCGGTCTATGTCGAGAAGCGCGACCTGAAATGTGCGTGCGTCGGCGGAAGCAGCAATGTACCGCTCGGCTTCGTATCGTTGACCGAGAACCTGATGATGATCGTAATGGCGCTCTGGATGGTCGCCAGGGCGATCGCCTAGAGGCGGCGCGTCATCACGATCATCCGGCCACGGCCGTTCCAGAGTTCTTCTTCCTCATCACTGACGACTTCGAAGCCGTTCGCGAGATAGAGCTGCATCGACGGGCCGAGGCCGTCGGTGGTTTCGAGATA
The genomic region above belongs to Acidobacteriota bacterium and contains:
- a CDS encoding glutaredoxin — translated: MSTNDTHASTDGKAVLYRMVTPQHICPFGLKSRALLEQRGFEVEDHHLASRAETDAFKEKYGVKTTPQTFIGGERVGGHDDLRRHFGLKVAEPDSKSYTPVIALFAMSALMALAMSWAVFGTVLTIRAGEWFIAVAMCLLAMLKLQDIERFTNMFLGYDLLARRQVRYAYVYPFAEAGAGVLMIAGGVAGLVAAPVALLIGTVGAVSVYRAVYVEKRDLKCACVGGSSNVPLGFVSLTENLMMIVMALWMVARAIA